In Pseudomonas fakonensis, one DNA window encodes the following:
- a CDS encoding TIGR00645 family protein, whose amino-acid sequence MERILENAMYASRWLLAPIYFGLSLGLLALALKFFQEIFHVLPNVFALSEADLVLVILSLIDMSLVGGLLVMVMFSGYENFVSQLDIDDSKEKLNWLGKMDSSSLKMKVAASIVAISSIHLLRVFMDAQNISTDYLMWYVIIHMTFVISAFVMGYLDKVTKH is encoded by the coding sequence ATGGAACGTATCCTCGAAAATGCGATGTATGCCTCGCGCTGGCTGCTCGCCCCGATCTATTTCGGCCTCTCCCTGGGCCTCCTGGCGCTGGCCCTGAAGTTCTTCCAGGAAATCTTCCATGTACTGCCCAACGTCTTCGCCCTGAGCGAAGCCGACCTGGTACTGGTGATCCTGTCGCTGATCGACATGTCGCTGGTCGGCGGCCTGCTGGTGATGGTGATGTTCTCGGGCTACGAGAACTTCGTCTCGCAACTGGACATCGACGACAGCAAGGAAAAACTCAACTGGCTGGGCAAGATGGACTCCTCGTCGCTGAAGATGAAAGTCGCCGCGTCCATCGTCGCCATTTCCTCGATTCACCTGCTGCGGGTGTTCATGGATGCCCAGAACATCTCCACCGACTACCTGATGTGGTACGTGATCATCCACATGACCTTCGTCATTTCGGCGTTCGTCATGGGCTACCTGGATAAAGTCACCAAGCACTGA
- a CDS encoding Lon protease family protein, whose protein sequence is MPDPVASRLRLAPEALTRRFSAEQFAFSNTDDLEPFRGVLGQERAVEALQFGVAMPRPGYNVYVMGEPGTGRFSFVKRYLKAEGKRQATPADWLYVNNFEDTREPRALELPAGSAHAFISDMNGLIDNLLATFPAVFEHPSYQQKKSAIDRAFNQRYDRALDVIERASLEKDVALYRDSSNVAFTPMADGKALDEAEFAQLPEAVRERFHEDIAELEDRLNEELASLPQWKRESNNQLRQLNEETITLALQPLLAPLSEKYAENAAVCAYLQSVQLNLLRTVVEQLVDDSKTDAVARKMLEEQYAPSLVVGQPGNGGAPVVFEPHPTYDNLFGRIEYSTDQGALYTSYRQLRPGALHRANGGFLILEAEKMLGEPFVWDALKRALQSRKLKMESPLGELGRVATVSVTPQVIPLGIKLVIIGSRQLYYALQDHDSDFQEMFRVLVDFDEDMPMVDENLEQFAQLLRTRTNEEGMAPLTSDAVARLATYSARLAENQSRLSARIGDLFQLVSEADFIRQLASEAMTDAGHIERALKAKATRTGRVSQRVLDDMLAGIILIDTEGAAIGKCNGLTVLEVGDSAFGMPARISATVYPGGSGIVDIEREVNLGQPIHSKGVMILTGYLGSRYAQEFPLAISASIALEQSYGYVDGDSASLGEACTLISALSRTPLKQCFAITGSINQFGEVQAVGGVNEKIEGFFRLCEARGLTGEQGVIIPRANVATLMLDERVLQAVEAGRFHVYAVSQADEALSLLVGEEAGALDDKGEFAEGSVNARVVERLRVIAEMISEEEIKEAEKERLEEVIAQAKPA, encoded by the coding sequence ATGCCCGATCCTGTCGCCTCGCGCCTGCGTCTCGCGCCCGAAGCCCTGACCCGGCGTTTCTCCGCTGAACAGTTTGCCTTTTCCAACACTGACGATCTGGAGCCGTTTCGAGGTGTGCTGGGCCAGGAACGCGCCGTAGAGGCCCTGCAATTCGGCGTGGCCATGCCGCGCCCCGGTTACAACGTGTACGTGATGGGTGAGCCCGGTACCGGCCGCTTCTCGTTCGTCAAGCGCTACCTCAAGGCCGAGGGCAAGCGCCAGGCGACCCCGGCCGACTGGCTGTACGTCAATAACTTCGAAGACACCCGCGAGCCCCGCGCCCTGGAGCTGCCGGCCGGCAGCGCCCATGCGTTCATCAGCGACATGAACGGGCTGATCGACAACCTGCTGGCAACCTTCCCGGCGGTGTTCGAACACCCCTCGTACCAGCAGAAGAAGAGCGCCATCGACCGCGCCTTCAACCAGCGCTACGACCGCGCCCTGGACGTGATCGAACGCGCCTCGCTGGAAAAGGACGTGGCCCTGTACCGCGACAGCAGCAACGTCGCCTTCACCCCCATGGCCGACGGCAAGGCGCTGGACGAGGCCGAGTTCGCTCAGTTGCCTGAAGCGGTGCGCGAGCGCTTCCACGAGGATATCGCCGAGCTTGAGGACCGCCTCAACGAAGAGCTCGCCAGCCTGCCGCAATGGAAGCGCGAATCCAACAACCAGCTGCGCCAGCTCAACGAAGAAACCATCACCCTGGCCCTGCAGCCGCTGCTGGCGCCGCTGTCGGAGAAGTACGCCGAAAACGCCGCCGTGTGCGCCTACTTGCAGTCGGTGCAGCTCAACCTGCTGCGCACCGTGGTCGAGCAACTGGTGGACGACAGCAAGACCGACGCCGTGGCGCGCAAGATGCTCGAAGAACAGTACGCCCCAAGCCTTGTGGTCGGCCAGCCAGGCAACGGCGGCGCCCCGGTGGTGTTCGAGCCGCACCCCACCTACGACAACCTGTTCGGCCGTATCGAATACAGCACCGACCAGGGCGCGCTGTACACCTCGTACCGCCAGTTGCGCCCGGGTGCACTGCACCGCGCCAACGGCGGTTTTTTGATTCTCGAGGCCGAGAAGATGCTCGGCGAGCCGTTCGTGTGGGATGCGCTCAAGCGCGCCCTGCAGTCGCGCAAGCTGAAAATGGAGTCGCCGCTGGGCGAGCTGGGACGGGTCGCCACCGTGAGCGTGACGCCGCAGGTGATCCCGCTCGGCATCAAGCTGGTGATCATCGGCTCGCGCCAGCTGTACTACGCGTTGCAGGACCACGACTCGGACTTCCAGGAGATGTTCCGGGTGCTGGTGGACTTCGACGAAGACATGCCCATGGTCGACGAAAACCTGGAGCAGTTCGCCCAGTTGCTGCGCACCCGCACCAATGAAGAAGGCATGGCGCCGCTGACCAGCGACGCGGTGGCGCGCCTGGCCACCTACAGTGCGCGGCTGGCCGAGAACCAGTCGCGCCTGTCGGCGCGCATCGGCGACCTGTTCCAGCTGGTCAGCGAGGCCGATTTCATCCGCCAGCTGGCCAGCGAAGCGATGACCGACGCCGGGCACATCGAACGGGCGCTCAAGGCCAAGGCCACGCGTACCGGGCGGGTGTCGCAGCGGGTGTTGGACGACATGCTCGCAGGGATCATCCTGATCGACACCGAGGGCGCAGCCATCGGCAAGTGCAACGGCCTGACCGTGCTGGAAGTCGGCGACTCGGCGTTCGGCATGCCGGCGCGGATCTCGGCCACGGTGTACCCGGGTGGCAGCGGCATCGTCGACATCGAGCGTGAGGTCAACCTCGGCCAGCCGATCCACTCCAAGGGGGTGATGATCCTCACCGGTTACCTGGGCAGCCGCTATGCCCAGGAATTCCCCCTGGCGATCTCGGCGAGCATCGCGCTCGAGCAGTCCTACGGCTACGTCGACGGCGACAGCGCCTCGCTTGGCGAGGCCTGCACGCTGATCTCTGCACTGTCACGCACCCCGCTCAAGCAGTGCTTCGCGATCACCGGCTCGATCAACCAGTTCGGCGAGGTGCAGGCGGTCGGTGGGGTCAACGAGAAGATCGAAGGCTTCTTCCGCCTGTGCGAGGCCCGTGGCCTGACTGGCGAGCAGGGGGTGATCATCCCGCGGGCCAACGTCGCTACGCTGATGCTCGACGAGCGTGTGCTGCAGGCGGTCGAGGCCGGGCGCTTCCACGTGTACGCGGTAAGCCAGGCCGATGAGGCCCTGAGCCTGCTGGTGGGCGAGGAGGCCGGGGCGCTGGACGACAAGGGCGAGTTCGCCGAGGGCAGCGTCAACGCCCGCGTTGTCGAGCGCCTGCGGGTGATTGCCGAAATGATCAGCGAAGAAGAAATCAAAGAGGCCGAGAAGGAACGGCTGGAGGAAGTGATCGCCCAGGCCAAACCTGCGTAA
- a CDS encoding DUF3015 domain-containing protein: protein MKRILLGTLFAAVSINAMAESPGGPNCGWGNLLFEGQRGTPAHFLASTTNGTSGNATFGMTSGTNGCSTKAALTYGGKSWFAMNGMMNELSEDMAKGQGEALTTYAVVLGVAPEDRAHFAAVTHEHFQQIFSSADVTAESVHSNTLAVLKSDPQLAKYATEA from the coding sequence ATGAAACGGATTCTTCTGGGTACTCTGTTCGCCGCTGTCTCGATCAACGCCATGGCCGAATCGCCAGGTGGCCCGAACTGCGGCTGGGGCAACCTGCTGTTCGAAGGCCAACGCGGCACTCCGGCGCACTTCCTGGCCTCCACCACCAACGGCACCTCCGGCAACGCGACCTTCGGCATGACCTCGGGCACCAACGGTTGCTCGACCAAGGCGGCCCTCACCTATGGCGGCAAGTCCTGGTTCGCCATGAACGGCATGATGAACGAGCTCTCCGAAGACATGGCCAAGGGCCAGGGCGAAGCCCTGACCACCTACGCCGTGGTGCTCGGTGTAGCACCTGAGGACCGCGCGCACTTCGCCGCTGTCACCCACGAGCACTTCCAGCAGATCTTCAGCAGCGCCGACGTGACTGCCGAATCTGTGCACAGCAACACCCTGGCGGTGCTCAAGAGCGACCCGCAACTGGCCAAGTACGCCACCGAGGCTTGA
- a CDS encoding Lnb N-terminal periplasmic domain-containing protein — protein MLKRLAPLALLASAPLHAAPQVDPVRLQQLAVTPYWIALGHYETAKLGGWRSYVDDPRFFLAADGAHHPDQELAATVQALYAPANLADKHAQCVFPARTRWLREQLNLTGLPQPECPEFTTWYKSIDPHSAALIFPAAYLNSPSSMFGHTLLRIDQSNTRRDDTTLLSYAINFGAYIEGSDNSILYAWKGLMGGYPGLFAMMPYQEKLSEYRSLENRDLWEYQLDLTPEETGRMVEHVWELKQIKFDYFFFDENCSYRLLELLQVARPSLDLTSQFPLTAIPTDTVKAVKQSGLVTDVRYRPSRERELLARAEPLEPAEKQQVLAISADTTHLQSPEFTALPRERQALVQDAAYRLERYRANGQERDPAQAARSFELLRAINRNPPPPLQIERPGLPEDGHQSRTWQLGVGTREDRAFAEYGLRMAYHDLNDNMFGFPLGAQIEILQLKLRQYEGNDWQVQRLDLATIRSLTPRDALLKPWSWQVAGGLERVPGKHEDEVLVSHVNGGAGSTWQLNDDLLGFALGTVRVEHHNDFTEFVSPAAGFNGGLLWRNPLGNLTLEAKGDFFTNGEVRRSVSLNQQWEVSQNLGLRLSASRQFSHLATAQNEVMLELKWYHY, from the coding sequence ATGCTCAAACGCCTCGCTCCCCTGGCGCTGCTCGCCAGCGCACCGCTGCACGCCGCACCGCAAGTCGACCCGGTCCGCCTGCAACAGCTGGCAGTCACGCCCTACTGGATTGCCCTGGGCCATTACGAAACCGCCAAGCTTGGCGGGTGGCGCAGCTATGTCGACGACCCGCGGTTCTTCCTCGCCGCCGACGGCGCGCACCACCCCGATCAGGAACTGGCGGCCACGGTGCAGGCGCTGTATGCCCCGGCAAATCTCGCTGACAAGCACGCCCAGTGCGTGTTCCCGGCACGCACCCGCTGGTTGCGCGAACAACTGAACCTCACCGGGCTGCCGCAGCCCGAGTGCCCCGAATTCACCACCTGGTACAAGTCGATCGACCCGCACAGCGCGGCGTTGATCTTCCCGGCCGCGTACCTGAACAGCCCGTCATCGATGTTCGGCCACACCCTGCTGCGCATCGACCAGTCCAACACCCGCCGCGACGACACCACGCTGCTGAGCTACGCGATCAATTTCGGCGCCTACATCGAAGGCAGCGACAACAGCATCCTGTACGCCTGGAAGGGCCTGATGGGCGGCTACCCGGGGCTGTTCGCGATGATGCCCTACCAAGAGAAACTGTCCGAATACCGCAGCCTGGAAAACCGCGACCTGTGGGAGTACCAGCTGGACCTCACCCCGGAAGAGACCGGGCGCATGGTCGAGCATGTGTGGGAGCTCAAGCAGATCAAGTTCGACTACTTCTTCTTCGACGAGAACTGCTCGTACCGCCTGCTCGAACTGCTGCAGGTGGCGCGCCCGAGCCTGGACCTGACCTCGCAGTTCCCCCTTACCGCCATCCCCACCGACACGGTCAAGGCGGTGAAGCAGTCCGGGCTGGTCACCGATGTGCGCTACCGCCCGTCCCGCGAGCGCGAACTGCTGGCCCGCGCCGAGCCGCTGGAGCCCGCAGAAAAGCAACAGGTGCTGGCCATCAGCGCTGACACCACGCATTTGCAAAGCCCCGAATTCACCGCCCTGCCCCGCGAGCGCCAGGCCCTGGTGCAAGACGCCGCCTACCGCCTGGAGCGCTACCGCGCCAACGGCCAGGAACGCGACCCGGCCCAGGCCGCGCGCAGTTTCGAGCTGTTGCGGGCGATCAACCGCAACCCGCCGCCGCCGCTGCAGATCGAACGCCCCGGCCTGCCCGAAGACGGCCACCAGTCGCGCACCTGGCAGTTGGGGGTGGGCACCCGCGAGGACCGCGCGTTCGCCGAGTACGGCCTGCGTATGGCCTATCACGACCTCAACGACAACATGTTCGGCTTCCCGCTCGGCGCGCAGATCGAGATCCTGCAGCTCAAACTGCGCCAGTACGAGGGCAACGACTGGCAGGTGCAGCGCCTGGACCTGGCCACCATCCGCTCGCTGACGCCGCGCGATGCATTGCTCAAACCCTGGTCGTGGCAGGTGGCCGGCGGCCTGGAGCGGGTGCCGGGCAAGCATGAGGACGAGGTGCTGGTCAGCCATGTCAACGGCGGTGCCGGGAGTACCTGGCAGTTGAACGACGACTTGCTGGGCTTTGCCTTGGGCACGGTGCGGGTGGAGCACCACAACGACTTCACCGAGTTCGTTTCGCCGGCGGCGGGGTTCAATGGCGGGCTGCTGTGGCGCAACCCGCTGGGCAACCTGACGCTGGAAGCCAAGGGCGATTTCTTCACCAATGGCGAGGTGCGCCGCAGCGTGAGCCTGAACCAGCAGTGGGAAGTGAGCCAGAACCTTGGGCTGCGCTTGAGTGCATCCCGCCAGTTCAGCCACCTGGCCACGGCGCAGAACGAGGTGATGCTGGAGTTGAAGTGGTATCACTACTGA
- a CDS encoding GreA/GreB family elongation factor: MSRAFVNEDQAAAQASQPVERRVSDQPNYVTASGLAQLQQRVAALNALRSELQAQGERADKQRLADAERDLRYFNARIQSAQVVPAPTSTEKVQIGSWVSFVDEDGQEQEVRLVGEDEADAVHGLINWGSPLGRALLGAGPGDEVLWRRPAGDQMIEVLEVRGET, translated from the coding sequence ATGAGCCGAGCATTCGTCAACGAGGACCAGGCCGCCGCCCAGGCCAGCCAGCCGGTGGAGCGGCGCGTCAGCGACCAGCCCAACTATGTCACCGCCAGCGGCCTGGCCCAGCTGCAGCAACGCGTGGCGGCGCTCAATGCCCTGCGCAGCGAACTGCAGGCACAAGGCGAACGGGCCGACAAACAGCGCCTGGCCGATGCCGAGCGAGACCTGCGTTACTTCAATGCGCGGATACAGAGTGCCCAGGTGGTGCCGGCGCCGACGTCCACTGAAAAGGTGCAGATTGGCAGCTGGGTGAGCTTCGTCGACGAGGACGGCCAGGAGCAAGAGGTGCGGCTGGTGGGTGAGGATGAAGCCGATGCCGTGCACGGGCTGATCAACTGGGGCTCGCCGCTGGGGCGGGCGCTGTTGGGCGCGGGGCCTGGGGATGAGGTGCTGTGGCGCAGGCCGGCGGGGGATCAGATGATCGAGGTGCTTGAAGTCAGGGGGGAGACTTGA
- the gdhA gene encoding NADP-specific glutamate dehydrogenase, with product MIESVDNFLARLQQRDPGQPEFHQAVEEVLRTLWPFLEANPHYLQAGILERIVEPERAVLFRVSWVDDQGKVQVNRGYRIQMNSAIGPYKGGLRFHPSVTLSVLKFLAFEQTFKNSLTSLPMGGGKGGSDFDPKGKSDAEVMRFCQAFMSELYRHIGADCDVPAGDIGVGAREIGFMFGQYKRLANQFTSVLTGKGMTYGGSLIRPEATGYGCVYFAEEMLKRQDKRIDGRRVAISGSGNVAQYAARKVMDLGGKVISLSDSEGTLFCEAGLNDAQWDALMELKNVKRGRLSELASQFGLEFRKGQTPWSLPCDIALPCATQNELNAEDARTLLRNGCICVAEGANMPTTLDAVDIFIEAGILYAPGKASNAGGVAVSGLEMSQNAMRLLWTAGEVDSKLHHIMQSIHHACVHYGEEADGTVNYVKGANIAGFVKVADAMLAQGVV from the coding sequence ATGATCGAATCCGTCGACAATTTCCTCGCACGCCTGCAACAGCGTGACCCCGGCCAACCCGAATTCCACCAGGCGGTGGAAGAGGTGCTGCGCACCCTCTGGCCGTTCCTCGAAGCCAACCCCCACTACCTGCAGGCCGGTATTCTCGAGCGCATCGTCGAGCCCGAGCGCGCCGTGCTGTTCCGCGTGTCGTGGGTCGATGACCAGGGCAAGGTCCAGGTCAACCGCGGCTATCGCATCCAGATGAACAGCGCCATCGGCCCGTACAAGGGCGGCCTGCGCTTCCACCCGTCGGTCACCCTGAGCGTGCTCAAGTTCCTGGCCTTCGAGCAAACCTTCAAGAACTCCCTGACCTCGCTGCCCATGGGCGGCGGCAAGGGCGGCTCGGACTTCGACCCCAAGGGCAAGAGCGACGCCGAAGTGATGCGCTTCTGCCAGGCGTTCATGAGCGAGCTGTACCGCCACATCGGCGCCGACTGCGACGTGCCGGCCGGTGACATCGGCGTGGGTGCCCGCGAAATCGGCTTCATGTTCGGCCAGTACAAGCGCCTGGCCAACCAGTTCACCTCGGTGCTGACCGGCAAGGGCATGACCTACGGCGGCAGCCTGATCCGCCCTGAAGCCACCGGCTACGGCTGCGTGTACTTCGCCGAAGAAATGCTCAAGCGCCAGGACAAGCGCATCGACGGCCGCCGCGTGGCCATCTCGGGCTCGGGCAACGTTGCCCAGTACGCTGCGCGCAAGGTCATGGACCTGGGCGGCAAGGTGATCTCGCTGTCCGACTCCGAAGGCACGCTGTTCTGCGAAGCCGGCCTGAACGATGCCCAGTGGGATGCGCTGATGGAGCTGAAAAACGTCAAGCGCGGCCGCCTGAGCGAGCTGGCCAGCCAGTTCGGCCTGGAGTTCCGCAAGGGCCAGACGCCGTGGAGCCTGCCGTGCGACATCGCCCTGCCGTGCGCTACCCAGAACGAGCTGAACGCCGAAGACGCCCGTACCCTGCTGCGCAACGGCTGCATCTGCGTGGCCGAAGGCGCCAACATGCCGACCACCCTGGACGCTGTGGATATCTTCATCGAGGCCGGCATCCTGTACGCCCCGGGCAAAGCGTCCAACGCCGGGGGCGTGGCCGTGTCGGGCCTGGAAATGTCGCAGAACGCCATGCGCCTGCTGTGGACCGCCGGTGAAGTGGACAGCAAGCTGCACCACATCATGCAGTCGATCCACCACGCCTGCGTGCATTACGGTGAAGAGGCCGACGGCACGGTGAACTACGTCAAGGGCGCCAACATCGCCGGCTTCGTCAAAGTGGCCGATGCCATGCTGGCGCAAGGCGTGGTCTGA
- the ettA gene encoding energy-dependent translational throttle protein EttA, producing MAQYVYTMHRLSKVVPPKREILKNISLSFFPGAKIGVLGLNGAGKSTLLRIMAGVDKEFDGEARPMPDINVGYLPQEPQLDPTKTVREVVEEAVSVIKDAQARLDEVYAAYADPDADFDKLAAEQAKLEAILQAADGHNLERQLDVAADALRLPAWEAKIEHLSGGEKRRVALCRLLLSAPDMLLLDEPTNHLDADSVAWLERFLHDFPGTVVAITHDRYFLDNVAGWILELDRGAGIPYEGNYSGWLEAKSDRLAQESKQQSAHEKAMKEELEWVRKGAKARQSKSKARLQRFEEMQSQEFQKRSETNEIYIPAGPRLGDKVIEFKNVTKGYGDRVLIDNLSFAMPKGAIVGVIGGNGAGKSTLFRMLMGKEQPDSGSIEIGETVQLACVDQSREDLDGGKTVFQQVSDGSDMIKIGNYEIPSRTYVGRFNFKGGDQQKFVKDLSGGERGRLHLALTLKEGGNVLLLDEPSNDLDVETLRSLEEALLDFPGAAIVISHDRWFLDRVATHILAYEDDSNVTFFEGNYTEYEADRKKRLGDAAAQPHRVRHKKLAQ from the coding sequence TTGGCTCAATACGTCTACACCATGCATCGGCTGAGCAAGGTCGTGCCGCCGAAGCGGGAAATTCTCAAGAACATTTCCCTGTCGTTCTTCCCAGGCGCCAAGATCGGCGTGCTCGGCCTGAACGGCGCCGGTAAATCGACCCTGCTGCGCATCATGGCGGGCGTCGACAAGGAATTCGACGGCGAAGCCCGGCCGATGCCCGACATCAATGTCGGCTACCTGCCCCAGGAGCCGCAACTGGACCCGACCAAGACCGTGCGTGAAGTGGTCGAGGAAGCGGTCAGCGTGATCAAGGACGCCCAGGCCCGCCTGGACGAGGTGTACGCCGCCTATGCCGACCCGGACGCCGACTTCGACAAGCTGGCCGCCGAGCAGGCCAAGCTCGAAGCCATCCTGCAGGCCGCCGACGGCCACAACCTGGAGCGCCAGCTGGACGTCGCCGCCGACGCCCTGCGCCTGCCGGCCTGGGAAGCGAAAATCGAGCACCTGTCCGGTGGTGAAAAGCGCCGTGTAGCGCTGTGCCGCCTGCTGCTGTCGGCCCCCGACATGCTGCTGCTGGACGAGCCGACCAACCACCTGGACGCCGATTCGGTGGCCTGGCTCGAGCGCTTCCTGCACGACTTCCCGGGCACCGTGGTGGCCATTACCCACGACCGTTACTTCCTCGACAACGTTGCCGGCTGGATCCTCGAACTGGACCGCGGTGCGGGCATCCCGTACGAAGGCAACTATTCGGGCTGGCTGGAAGCCAAGTCGGACCGCCTGGCGCAGGAATCCAAGCAGCAGAGCGCCCACGAAAAAGCCATGAAAGAGGAACTGGAGTGGGTGCGCAAAGGCGCCAAGGCCCGCCAGTCCAAGTCCAAGGCCCGTCTGCAGCGCTTCGAAGAGATGCAGTCGCAGGAGTTCCAGAAGCGTTCCGAAACCAACGAGATCTACATCCCGGCCGGCCCGCGCCTGGGTGACAAGGTCATCGAGTTCAAGAACGTCACCAAGGGCTACGGCGACCGCGTGCTCATCGACAACCTGTCCTTCGCCATGCCAAAAGGCGCCATCGTTGGTGTGATCGGTGGTAACGGTGCCGGTAAATCGACCCTGTTCCGCATGCTGATGGGCAAGGAGCAGCCGGACTCGGGCAGCATCGAGATCGGCGAAACCGTGCAACTGGCCTGTGTCGACCAGAGCCGCGAGGACCTGGACGGTGGCAAGACCGTATTCCAGCAGGTGTCCGATGGCTCAGACATGATCAAGATCGGCAACTACGAGATCCCGTCGCGCACCTACGTCGGCCGCTTCAACTTCAAGGGCGGTGACCAGCAGAAGTTCGTCAAGGACCTGTCCGGTGGTGAGCGTGGCCGCCTGCACCTGGCCCTTACGCTGAAAGAGGGCGGCAACGTCCTGCTGCTCGACGAACCGTCCAACGACCTTGACGTCGAAACCCTGCGTTCGCTCGAAGAAGCCCTGCTGGACTTCCCTGGCGCCGCCATCGTGATCTCCCACGACCGTTGGTTCCTGGACCGTGTCGCCACCCACATCCTGGCGTACGAAGACGACTCCAACGTGACCTTCTTCGAAGGCAACTACACCGAGTACGAAGCCGACCGCAAGAAGCGCCTGGGCGATGCCGCTGCCCAGCCGCACCGCGTGCGTCACAAGAAGCTGGCCCAGTAA